Sequence from the Ziziphus jujuba cultivar Dongzao chromosome 9, ASM3175591v1 genome:
ACTATTCATAGGCATTTATATTTTGCCACTAtactttatattataattttcaaatttaaaggagataatatatatataattatagattTAACCTTTGGTCATGACACATTCTTTTTGTTATTGGATTATAAGTATAAAGGTACTCGAAGACTATTTGACTTGATATTTCAAAGATATTACCGGTGGACCATAGCTCGTGCGTGGAAAATAAGTATGTGAAAGAAATATGTAACATTTTATATTGGAcagatatttattataattagtatgtatatcaaaaaaataaggACACAGTGCAATAAAATTATACACAAACTAAGTAGTATTTACTACATGTTCGCTTCTCGTgtgaaatattaataatttattttcgttTATCtcgtaataaatattttctttcactACCAGATTTATACTTTTCAAACAAGGTAACTTTTTTATGAGCAAGAAAATGCGTTAGCAGAAATAGAGGAGTATccgataatatttaataaagtcaaaataaaaaaaggttttcttttttctggctgaaaaaataaagaatgagaGTTGACAGTCTCCGAGGAAACCCAACTACTGAACGGCAGGGAAAGGAATCAGAATCCCATATCCTTCATGATTGATTCAGCATTCCCAAATCAATTCTCTCCAATCAGCTAATTtgtagaataaaatatatacaagttaATAGAGCATAGGGGATTCTCAAACCATACAAGCTTAGGGGGATAATATTCCACATAGGAATTAACGGCACATTTCCACGAGCTAGCTTTGCTACAACTCATATATTcactttcttatatatatatatatatatatgaaaccccctatttgtaatttgtttacTGAGTAGCCCCAAATCAATATTCCATAGACCAATAGAGCATCCATATATGATAAAGGTGAAAGAGAGTTTTGGAATTTGCCCTCTTCCTTTCAAAGCCTAAAAGGGCACAAACCACTGGGCTTCttgattttttaattacatGGGATACAGAGGAATGTGTGCAGAAGTGGTGGGTCGGTGAGAGAACATGGGAGTTTCAGGTTTGGAAACTGTGCTCTCCTACCATATTCATGTAACCAGGACATGGGAACTTGAGGAACTTATGAAGAGAGTGGACCCACtcagtttttatttgattttattttactttattactTTGGAgaaattacttttattattttcgttttttaatatttatttatttgttttacagTTAGTGGTCAGATCAGATGAGTAAGATGAATTTATGATGAGGAAAAGGGTTGAAACTTCAAAGTGGGGGTGTACGCAGATCTGAAATGCATGTGGATTAattgaaaagagagagagagagagagagagggatgaAAAAAAAGTTGAGAAAGGAGTCTGGCATGctttcttttatagttttattacATTGCAtacataataattgtttttagaCCCAAAGACAAGACAAATGAAAGAGATGTTAGGTCCTTTAAGAATGTGAAATATAGGGGGTTGGGATAGAACTCCACAGACTAACAGCCTCACATGGCACAAACAGAAAGCctatgcttttatttatttatttgttaatttatttttttggcttaagACAATCCACATGGGGTGGCAGCCTGACCCCGATTCTTGATGATTGGAACCACCCCACTTATTATGACGAGGCCCATGTCATACAGGTGATTATGTTGTGACTGTAATTGACTATGTTTGGCAAGCAGGAAAGTTATTTTCCTATCAAGAATTTGATTTTGCATTCCATCCTATTGGAATTGGGATTAATGTCACATCAATGAATCCCAGTAACTTGGATCGGGTTTTGGCTTCTTCATTCCCAGAATTTTAACTCCATGTTTCTACCTCAAGCTCAATTTTACTTTCAGTTTCATGGCATCAATCAGAACGGATAATAAAAATGCAACTAAAAAAACTAGTGAGGCGaattttccccccaaaaaaaaaaaaaaaaaagttgtgagACAAGGAATGATAcatgctgtttttttttttttttttttgaagtatgATGAAGGatctaaattattttcaataaaatttgttaCTTCCTGTATATAGTTGCAGTGTAGATGTAAATGGCATACAAGGAAGGTATAGCAAACAGTAAAAAGATGTCACCCCCTGAAAAATAACCAGAATTTGTTTTATCTGGCTAATTCACAAATGAGAGTTTGCTACACTACTGTGAATATCGCAAATTGATAACTAGTGAGGCAAATTGATAGCTAACATTAATAACATGTTTAGAAACCTCTGTTATCATACATATCCATACCTTCTCTATgagtaaatataatttaattttaaaaattatacctGAATAGGATTCAcatgtacataaaaaaaataataataataatttattgggaaatattgcatataatttgaaatatatataatcttaaataaataaacacaagtTGGATTAAACTAGAGTTGATAACCCTGTTAGCCAATCAAATCTTAGAAGTTTTAAATTCCCAATTTTGGATTAGGTTACTTGGGGAGTTGACAGCAGAAACATACCAGCTGCACATTCTTGCAAGTTACCGACCAACTTGCAGTTCTGCAACTTACAGTTTTAGTAATAAAATTAAGacgaaatttatataatatcaaatttccGAGTACGTTGAGAAAGCTGTAATAGACTTTATTCTAATcaaataaaagtatttaaatCACATTTCAATTTTAAGCTAAGCCAAAAATCCATGGAACGTATGCATTTTATCAAGACCAAGATCCACAAAATCATTAATCATATTTATAGCAAGTGTTCAATTGTGAGTGCATATAGTCACGCATTTGCTAAAACCATAAGCAAAGAAATCATCTTGATATTCACACCCTTTTAACTCAACCAAGTGAGTTTACCGTTGGAAGAATAAAAccccaattttaaaaaataaaataaaaggaaaaatccaGACAGAATTGAGGAAATTCATAACAGATTTTAAAAGGAAAGCAGAAATCCTATTAAACGATATTGTCTAATGTGAGGCTATAACGGCACTAATACCACAGCATTGTCGTAAATTTATAAGATAAGTTACGTGAAATGCAAGCGGTTGATGAAATTAATGCAGCAAACTTAGCTtagcttaaaaaataaaaaataaaaaataaataaaaattgctacacAATATAATCATGCATTTAGAAATCTGGACAGGGAAAAAGTTAATTTGGCAtcaaccatatatatgtatacggtTTGGACTAGTTGATAAATATCAGCATCAGTCAAACAGTGGATAACCACAATGATTGAACATGCAATGGCCATTCGAATTCGGAACTTCAAAAGCAGTAGAAACAGTTGCCACAAAGGGATGAAGTATGATTGTAGTCGTTGGGCAAAAGAAGATTGATATTTGGGTTTTGTTGTGTTTGAACATGACACGTAATACGCCTTTTGGCCACACCACATCTAGAAGTCTAGCCAGTTTAACATTCATGCAACGCAAGAACCTTTCAAGGATGCTTTAAATTACCGCTGCTATATACTAtatagtttttccttttttttttgttttttcttttcttttttcatgatCAATATTTGTTCAGCCAAATATcaattagatttattttatcCGGTTTGTTTAAATTAAGTGAAAAGGAAAAGTTTGTTTctaaatatttgaaaagaaTGTTGAGGAGTGAAGCGGTGAACCCATGTCCTTGTCTTGTGCGAGTCTAtaagaagaagagataagagATAACGGCAGAATCTTAAAAATTCATTCATGTAGATGGCTATACACGTGGCAGGTTCTTGATAAAAAGCATTGCCTCTGTGTTGCTGGCCACTTGGTTctctcggaaaaaaaaaaaaatatatatatatatatatatgtcaagtGAAAAGCCGGTATTTGAGTGTTCTTACGTGTACAGAGTGCCACCTGTGAATTCGTATGCAGGGCACGTGTCAAGCAAGGTGAATATGGTCACCGCGTTCCAAGTAATCGTCCGCCTGTGAGGGTGAGATTGGTGCAACCGTCTCGCTCTCGCTTTCCAGTCCATATTCAATTATCCGGTAAAGCGCCTACTACGGAGCTGCGTCGTTTTGCTACTTCACGCACGCTCATTAGAGGAGAGAGACTGGctttatataaaaaacaaaaaagaaaaagaaaaaagagagattaATTTCCAATGCTTTACTCACGGGCTGTCCTTAATATTTCTCATCCTACTTTTCTCAGTTCTCTCAGTCCTCAACTTCCCTCGTGATCCGCGTTAATTTGCTGGTTTAAGTGCgctaaaatattatcaatgaaCGCCCATCTGATGGAAGATCAACGGTGGAGATCTTCCCTGagttggaatcaataagaaggTATCAAAGTATATAAACAGGCGTATGAGTTGGGGGGTAGTTTTGGGAATGAGAGGGTCAAGCCGGTCATCAAAAGCACGAAAATCGAGGAAGTGGGTACCTGACACGTAGAGAGCATCACCCACGGAGCCAGCCTGCGGGTCCAGGTCCTTGCGCTCGGCTCTCTCtctgcaataaaagaaaattagaatccCAATTTCAAAGTCCCCGCCCCATTGTTTAAGGACCCAATTGTCAATTTTCTTAAACCGTCGAAGCACTTTTGGCATTTTGCTAAAATAGCAGGGGTAATTATTGAATTTCGATCTTTATATTACTGCCCTGCCTTTTTCCATTAAGTCCGCCCACCCCTTTAAAAGACCAGAAAAGCGGGAGAAAACAGATTAAAGCATATTCGGCGCCTGAACAaaatcagagagagagagagagagagaaagagagagagagagtgagtggGTGTGGTACGGAGAAATGGAGATTGGAGAGTTAGAGACTCGATAGTGATAAGTTTGGGTGagagtttatttttattgtttagagAGAGTGAGTATTGAAGGCGAGGAAAAATGACGACGGGGATAGTACAAGACCAGAATCTGGAGAAGCATATAGAGAAACAGATGGGTTGCATGGCTGGTTTCCTTCAGATCTTCGACCGCCACCAGATTCTCGCCGGGAAACGTGTTTATTCTACCAAACGCCTCCCTCCTTCTGTGCTGGTGAGTTTATTCAACTACTCTTTTGGCTTTCCCTCTGTTCAATATGGACCTTTGGGAAGGTACAGGAAAATGGTGGTTCCAATCTTTTTCCACCCTTTTTGGCTTTTTAGCCATTTTTTTGATTGGGTGTAACAAAACTCGCAGGCTCAAACGGTAGATACGGTACCGGAGTCGGAGAGTACCATTGGGTCTCCGGCTTTATCTACAGAATTGGAGACACAACAAAGAAACAGATCAACAGCGTCACCGGACCGATTGAAACAATCTCCTACGATGACGGAGCTCCGGTTACCGGTGCCGGAGAGTCCCATAGTACCGCAAGAAACTCAGCCGAAgtctcctcttcctcttccGGTTTTTGAATTCAAAGAAGGCACTAGGTCCTCCTGGAAGTTCTCAAGAGAAGCTCCGAGACTGTCTCTGGATAGCAGAGCCACCACTGATGCCAAAGGAAGTCTCTATCCGAAGGAGATCAGAACAAATGCAGCCGTTTTGTCGGCCAATCGGTGCGAGAACTCAGCAGCAGAAGGAGATGACAACGATAAGCAGCGTCGTTCACCAAGCGTTATCGCCCGGCTGATGGGACTCGAACCATTGCCCCATTCAGATCCCGAGCCAGTCAAGAACGCTGAACTGCGGAGATCTGCTTCCGAATCCAGAGTTTCCAGAGATCTGTATCAGTACCGATTTATCGACGGAAACACTTTTCAGCTGAAGCAATCCCAGCAAGCCAACATTTCCAGCAATGTAATGAGAGACAATGCAGCAAACGAAGATCGAGCTTATAATGCTAGAGCTGTAGATCCAAGAGGGTATGTCGTACGGGATGCGAAAGCCGAGCCACCTAAACTTCAGCATAAAGGGATGGGACAGAGGAAGAGTTTCTTCAATTCTGCAGACTTCTTTCCCGAACCTAAGCATACAGTATCAGTCTACGGTGAGATTGAGAAGAGGTTGAAGATGAGAGGGATCGATGAGCCGTCCAAAGATTTGGAGACTCTAAAGCAAATCCTAGAAGCTCTGCAACTCAAAGGTCTCCTCCATTCCAAGAAACCTTCGAACCTCAACTACAGGAATTTCGTGTACGACCGCAATTTTTCGCACGATGAATCTCCCATTGTTGTAATGAAACCATCCAGATCAGCTGTTCCGATGAGTCGACCATCGAGGATGGTCGGCAGTGACTCTCCTCCGCCTTCAAGCTATGGATCAAGACCCAGTAATCGCCGGAATCATAATCTCTGCGGCGAGACTTCGCCGGCTGTGAGCCCGAGGCGTGACCGGACGGAAATTGATCGGAATGTGCGGTACCAATGCAGAGGAAGGAATTCAAGTCCCCCGCCGTATCGGGTTGAGAATAGCACCAAGAGTCCGAATAGGAGAAGACCGTTGAACGTTGAGACACAACAGAGGAAAACCAACTATAATGATTTCGTAGACCAGAGAAGAATCTCTCCGGTTAGCTCTCCTAAAGTTAATTCGAGGAGGATCATTTCCGATCAACAAACTTCCTCCAACCGATCACCAAGGAACAGAAAACGAACCGCAGAGATTTGTCGGAAGGAAGAGAAAGTGTTTCCTCAAGCAGAGGACGAGTCATCCACCATGTCCGAAAGCAGCATAAGCACGTCTTCCCAAACCGACGCTGAGGTAAAAGACAGTTTGATTATCTTCATTTTAGTCCACATTATCGATTTAATCAAAAAACTAACTTCGTAATTTAGCTTAAATTTATCTGTTATAAATGCTTCTGTTCTGTGTGAAAACAGAGATCTAAGGTGGAGGAGTACAAGGAAGGTCGGAGCCTGTTGGAGAGGTGTGATAAACTGCTTAACAGTATAGCTGAAATCACTGCAACCGAGTTGCAACCGAGTCCCGTATCTGTTCTCGACTCGTCTTTCTACAAGGACGAATCGTTGCCGTCCCCTGTGTTGAAGCGTAGCATTGATTTCAAAGGTGATGGAGACACTGGTAACTTTTTTCCATTTGCTAGATTTTGCATTTGACAAACGGTGACGTACGCACTGTATTTTAGCCCCTCTAGGTTTTAACAGTTGTACTGTCCTgcattactctctctctctctctctgggtTGCGAGTTTGTGGTCCCTACCAGAATGAATATTGTGTCAGTTTTGGTTTTATGAACCAATAAAATGCACTCCACATCAGGACTCCCAAAAGTGTTTCACAACCAGCTCAGCACTATATTTCCCCCACAATAAATCTTGGTGCTGACGTGGTTGTTGTCGATTGGTCCGAGCTTAACCACTAGAGGGGAGAGGGAGAAATACAGGTGAGAATTCTAAAATGTGCGGGAGGTGGTGTGGTAGATTTGAGTTTCACATTGTAGTTCGGTGTGGTCGTACACTGCGATGTTGATGGCAGTGGCGTTGGATAAAGAcggcgttttttttttttcctagtcaAATGGAATCCATTATTGATGAATTGTAACTGTAATCGATCATCCACATTGATAAATTGGAAAGAAGAATAGATAAACCGACCTTTTGCTTCTGTAATCGTAGTAAATGTTTGATTCCGTACATCGACGTGGTCCAGTGGGGGACcgttcggttttttttttttttaatagaaatttggaGCATGTTTAATTCTTATGCAGTTTTCGATGTGTTCCTTTCTTTAATTGGAGCTATACACGATTATTTTTGTTAACCATTTACGTACTGACTGAGCTTGTTTGTTCTTGGAAATTCCAGATCAACCGGTTGAATTTGAAGATGAAATTTGGATTCCGGCAATCTCGCCCGTTGAATCGATGTTCAATGATTCCGACGACTGTGATCTGGTCTATATTAGAGAGATTCTACAAGCTTCCAATTACTTGCCTGAGGATTCGGACGTCTTCCAATTACTAGAAAAGCAACAATATCTCAAAGGGAAGGACACGTCCAAGGCATCCAGACTGCGGAGAAGGCTTATTTTCGACACCATTAATGAAATTCAGAGTCGAAATCGACAATTACCGCCTTGGAAAACTGTTTCTTGGACGAATTATTCGACGGCGGAACAAAACTCAGTACGACAAATCTGGTTGGAATTTCGGAAGATTCGGGAGAGGGATGAGTCGGAGAACTTGGTCGAAGTGATATGTGGAGTGCTAAGGAAGGATCTAGCAGGGGATGCCATTCATGGATGGGAGGATTGCCCGATTGAAATGTCGGAATCCGTTTTGGACATCGAACGGCTCATATTCAAGGATTTAATTGGCGAAACCATCCGTGAACTCGCTTTCTCTGCTGCCAAGTTTAGTAAACCCTCCGCATCTTGTAGGAAATTGCTGTTCTGAAAGCGAGGGAATATttgaaactaatatatatatatatatatatatattaatattcggcgctttttttcgtttttccctttttttttttccttctttttgggAATATTATTCTTAGTCTCTATTTGTTTTTTAGATTAGAATTTGCCAAAATGTTGAGCTCCTCACGGAAATCAGGAAAAATCTGAGTACCTACCTACTTTGCAACTGTAAAATAActgggggaaaaagaaaaagttgtttCTTTTCATGTGAATGTACCACCTCATTAACGATGTTACCGAACTCGATGTGGTATGAGAGCTTCAAGCTGCGCATATTGTGTTTATATGTGGAGAGTATTAAAGCCATCTTTCTATTAATAAAATCACGAATATTtcataatcaatatcaatacTTAGAATAAACAACTGAGTTATATTGTTATGCACCAGAGTTGGCAAAACCATAATTATGAttgcttctttctttcttcttttgtgcttttttttttttttttttttggttgaattccATAATTACGATTACTACTTATACTATTGTTTAGCAAAAGTAATTATATTGTTGgaacaaaattttccaaattgttTTTACCAAAAATTGCACAATAGGTCACATTGCATGAACAAGCATTCATTTGTTTATATACCTATCCATAAgtttcattattgtttttttttattccttagaTTTTCTCTATTCTCAATAATGACTAACTGAAACACCCGGGATAGTATGTTAGAAGCATGCCTTGTGTCATCCTTTAATATGACAAAATTGCTGTGATAATACAAGAGGAAGTATAATGGAATTATAGGAAAAGGTTCACATACAGTGGGATTCGTCGAAGATTAGAAAACAGTTACCTCAAGCATACTTTGTCTCATGGGATGTGTGGGCCTTGAAGGTACTGTAGGGCTTAATGGCCCGTATCCCCCACAGAGTCAGCCTCCTACTCTTTTTGACAGTTGGCCAGCCCATTCAACCAGAGGCACACGCGCTGTTATTAATGAGTAAAGCCCACAAACGACCTAACAAAGAGAGTCTAATTAATCTTCCTCGGTGCATACCCATTACTTGTGTGTTCCCCTCTCCCAAGTAGAAATCTTTAAGAAGCAAAAACCAAGAATTTCTGAAAGAAAGCTAAAGAAAATGGGGTCCTTGTCATGTGGAAAGGACACAAGCTTATCTATGAATGTAGTGGGGACGTGGATGGGTGCACTGGCAAAGCCACATGCCCCTATTATggacttttttttcatttatgtgCTACATTATTTTTTGGGGCTAATAAAACGGTGACCACATCTgcccaataataaaaaataaattaaataagaaaagaaagggtCTCTAATACTGTCCAATCCCTGTGACAGTCCGGGAAGTCATAATAATCTCCTGGTCGTTGTCCCCTCCATAGGGGTCCTTTATGCGGGGATGATAATTTGACTTCATTATTGGCTCACCTCAGTgtactgcaaaaataaataacccaGAAGGGGAACATGGTCCTTGGCTAAGGCACCGTGGAATATATTTTCTCTGcatataaaatccaatttaGAGACGTGAGATTATCAGGaatatattatggaaatttgaataaaaatacaCATTATCTTGCTAATTCACTTGTTCATAAGAGGTATTTGTTTGAAaggtttgttatttttattaatatgtaaCCTTAAaaggattatttatttatttatttttaatgcaaGATTGAGTTGGAGATTCCATGGCTTTTATGCACTCTCCTTCCATTAGCCTGAAAGTTATTGGTCTTGTTTAGGCTAAGCTACTATTGGGCTGGATCCAGTGAGTGTGACCCATCTTAAGTACAAGTACAACACCGTCCTGGAAATCCGATTGATTCCCCGGCGACTTTACATTGATAGActtggaaattttgaatttgcCATGTTAAAATTGTAAAGTTAATGATCTTCACCAACCAATCAAACATAGCCCTCTAGACTTCACCATGCATATCATTCCTCCTTCAATACTTCCTTCTCAaatgagatttttttctttttttcttttattttaattttttactgttCCCCATATCGTAATTTTACTATCGTTCTTTGAAAAGCCACGATTTCTTAGTCTTCATAGTCGAGTACGAAGCAGTTGAAAAGCTTAGGAAGATGGATAAGGGCCTATATCCGATTCAGTCGCTTATCTGCTGACAGATAATGGATTTCATGAACGCTGGAAAAATTACGCTAGCTAGGTGGTAGGTTGTGCTAGTTAAGTTCTTACAAGTGCTGGTGGAGTACCATGCGTCCCAATCAAGGTTTTCAAtccaaatcaataatttttgttAGCCCCCTGACATTAGTAATCAATGTCAACATGAGATGGACAGAATAGTAGACTGTGTTTGCAGAATAGTAGACTTTGTTTATCCATAAAAGCTATATTCTTATAGTTCCGGTGTtttaaagatggtttttttCCTGATTGGTATGATGCGTTATGGAGACACAAAACTGGTGATTAGGGGAGAAAAAATTACTTTCCGACCGATTAATGTGCCTTTGTCCTTCCATTTTTTATTGTctggca
This genomic interval carries:
- the LOC125418376 gene encoding protein LONGIFOLIA 1, translating into MTTGIVQDQNLEKHIEKQMGCMAGFLQIFDRHQILAGKRVYSTKRLPPSVLAQTVDTVPESESTIGSPALSTELETQQRNRSTASPDRLKQSPTMTELRLPVPESPIVPQETQPKSPLPLPVFEFKEGTRSSWKFSREAPRLSLDSRATTDAKGSLYPKEIRTNAAVLSANRCENSAAEGDDNDKQRRSPSVIARLMGLEPLPHSDPEPVKNAELRRSASESRVSRDLYQYRFIDGNTFQLKQSQQANISSNVMRDNAANEDRAYNARAVDPRGYVVRDAKAEPPKLQHKGMGQRKSFFNSADFFPEPKHTVSVYGEIEKRLKMRGIDEPSKDLETLKQILEALQLKGLLHSKKPSNLNYRNFVYDRNFSHDESPIVVMKPSRSAVPMSRPSRMVGSDSPPPSSYGSRPSNRRNHNLCGETSPAVSPRRDRTEIDRNVRYQCRGRNSSPPPYRVENSTKSPNRRRPLNVETQQRKTNYNDFVDQRRISPVSSPKVNSRRIISDQQTSSNRSPRNRKRTAEICRKEEKVFPQAEDESSTMSESSISTSSQTDAERSKVEEYKEGRSLLERCDKLLNSIAEITATELQPSPVSVLDSSFYKDESLPSPVLKRSIDFKDQPVEFEDEIWIPAISPVESMFNDSDDCDLVYIREILQASNYLPEDSDVFQLLEKQQYLKGKDTSKASRLRRRLIFDTINEIQSRNRQLPPWKTVSWTNYSTAEQNSVRQIWLEFRKIRERDESENLVEVICGVLRKDLAGDAIHGWEDCPIEMSESVLDIERLIFKDLIGETIRELAFSAAKFSKPSASCRKLLF